The Equus caballus isolate H_3958 breed thoroughbred chromosome 22, TB-T2T, whole genome shotgun sequence genome window below encodes:
- the LOC100069028 gene encoding BPI fold-containing family B member 1 isoform X3: MLLFWGSLLCWGLLPQAQGQARHLLFLRVSKDQLETDISDLFSEQRILDHVTRIPVTEAAGEGVPILDHLPFVREGLSRKSSRLDLSLVGDLLSGKSLPLLEELFQAGGLIIEDAKGPEVTLQILSDSLFQVTLQTKLYLSLQRILRFSIIKNIRIGVRLEQTGNKTRVALDDCHTPPGNLSIEVLEQMNPFLVNEALKVITGVLDKTLPFFLQKMVCPLATTLLNSLLEDVLRITLAPTISGPEDFQYHVTTTELTEEAILMQVQLVTRCGPGQRAPRPDHLAPQPLPKLAQGSMADLAFWLEAYNDILSCLYTSKELLVDLQDSTAAALIQLLSPRELEPGPETSGQSRGSVGLTVSTPDPPTVCLDGHTAMALQPGSLVLRGPSNTSSVSVSWKLLSKAMFSSKNQELELQFTPNSSTVALGPHPAGLAGQEERLEALVLELLKRTFLPHHNDASAHPDTELPDLPLSQSCSESKASRCPASRASPSTRPEWSPPRITCC, encoded by the exons ATGCTGCTGTTCTGGGGGTCACTGCTATGCTGGGGGCTGCTGCCCCAGGCTCAAGGGCAGGCCCGGCACCTGCTCTTCCTGCGGGTCAGCAAGGATCAGCTGGAGACAG ATATTTCAGACCTGTTCTCGGAACAGCGCATCCTGGACCACGTGACCAGGATTCCTGTGACGGAGGCCGCAGGCGAAGGCGTCCCCATCCTGGACCACCTGCCCTTCGTGCGAGAAGGCCTCTCCAGGAAGAGCAGCAGGCTTGACCTGTCGCTGGTCGGGGACCTGCTCTCCGGAAAGAGCCTCCCACTGCTGGAGGAGCTGTTCCAGGCGGGCGG GTTGATCATAGAAGATGCCAAAGGACCTGAGGTCACCCTGCAAATCCTAAGCGACAGCCTGTTCCAGGTCACACTGCAGACTAAACTGTACCTGTCCCTCCAGAG GATCCTGCGGTTCAGCATCATCAAGAACATTCGCATCGGGGTACGGCTGGAACAGACAGGGAACAAGACCCGCGTGGCCCTCGACGACTGCCACACCCCACCAGGGAACCTGAGCATCGAGGTCCTGGAGCA GATGAACCCCTTCCTGGTGAACGAAGCTCTAAAGGTGATAACTGGCGTCCTGGACAAGACGCTGCCTTTCTTCCTGCAGAAGATG GTGTGCCCCCTGGCCACGACCCTGCTCAACTCGCTGCTGGAGGACGTGTTGCGCATAACTCTGG CCCCGACCATCTCGGGCCCAGAAGACTTCCAGTACCATGTCACCACCACAGAGCTCACGGAGGAGGCCATCCTGATGCAGGTCCAG CTCGTGACCCGCTGCGGCCCAGGCCAGAGAGCTCCAAGGCCTGACCACCtggccccccagcccctcccaaaATTAGCCCAGGGCAGCATGGCGGACCTGGCCTTTTGGCTGGAAGCGTACAATGACATCCTGTCCTGCCTCTACACCAGCAAGGAGCTCCTCGTGGACCTCCAGGACTCCACA GCGGCCGCCCTCATTCAGCTGCTGTCACCGAGAGAGCTGGAGCCCGGGCCCGAG ACTTCTGGCCAGTCCAGAGGGAGCGTGGGACTGACCGTCAGCACCCCTGACCCTCCCACTGTCTGCCTGGATGGCCACACGGCCATGGCCCTCCAGCCGGGCTCATTGGTGCTGCGGGGGCCCAGCAACACCTCCTCTGTCTCCGTTTCCTGG AAACTCCTTTCAAAGGCcatgttttcctcaaaaaatcaggaattagaactccagTTCACTCCAAACAG CAGCACGGTCGCCCTGGGTCCCCACCCCGCTGGCCTTGCAGGTCAG GAAGAACGTCTGGAGGCCTTGGTCTTGGAGCTTCTGAAGAGGACGTTTCTGCCCCATCACAACG
- the LOC100069028 gene encoding BPI fold-containing family B member 1 isoform X5 produces MLLFWGSLLCWGLLPQAQGQARHLLFLRVSKDQLETDISDLFSEQRILDHVTRIPVTEAAGEGVPILDHLPFVREGLSRKSSRLDLSLVGDLLSGKSLPLLEELFQAGGLIIEDAKGPEVTLQILSDSLFQVTLQTKLYLSLQRILRFSIIKNIRIGVRLEQTGNKTRVALDDCHTPPGNLSIEVLEQMNPFLVNEALKVITGVLDKTLPFFLQKMVCPLATTLLNSLLEDVLRITLAPTISGPEDFQYHVTTTELTEEAILMQVQLVTRCGPGQRAPRPDHLAPQPLPKLAQGSMADLAFWLEAYNDILSCLYTSKELLVDLQDSTAAALIQLLSPRELEPGPETSGQSRGSVGLTVSTPDPPTVCLDGHTAMALQPGSLVLRGPSNTSSVSVSWKLLSKAMFSSKNQELELQFTPNSSTVALGPHPAGLAGQEERLEALVLELLKRTFLPHHNELLREQGLPLPSIKGISFDQARMEPSENRAVASGACCL; encoded by the exons ATGCTGCTGTTCTGGGGGTCACTGCTATGCTGGGGGCTGCTGCCCCAGGCTCAAGGGCAGGCCCGGCACCTGCTCTTCCTGCGGGTCAGCAAGGATCAGCTGGAGACAG ATATTTCAGACCTGTTCTCGGAACAGCGCATCCTGGACCACGTGACCAGGATTCCTGTGACGGAGGCCGCAGGCGAAGGCGTCCCCATCCTGGACCACCTGCCCTTCGTGCGAGAAGGCCTCTCCAGGAAGAGCAGCAGGCTTGACCTGTCGCTGGTCGGGGACCTGCTCTCCGGAAAGAGCCTCCCACTGCTGGAGGAGCTGTTCCAGGCGGGCGG GTTGATCATAGAAGATGCCAAAGGACCTGAGGTCACCCTGCAAATCCTAAGCGACAGCCTGTTCCAGGTCACACTGCAGACTAAACTGTACCTGTCCCTCCAGAG GATCCTGCGGTTCAGCATCATCAAGAACATTCGCATCGGGGTACGGCTGGAACAGACAGGGAACAAGACCCGCGTGGCCCTCGACGACTGCCACACCCCACCAGGGAACCTGAGCATCGAGGTCCTGGAGCA GATGAACCCCTTCCTGGTGAACGAAGCTCTAAAGGTGATAACTGGCGTCCTGGACAAGACGCTGCCTTTCTTCCTGCAGAAGATG GTGTGCCCCCTGGCCACGACCCTGCTCAACTCGCTGCTGGAGGACGTGTTGCGCATAACTCTGG CCCCGACCATCTCGGGCCCAGAAGACTTCCAGTACCATGTCACCACCACAGAGCTCACGGAGGAGGCCATCCTGATGCAGGTCCAG CTCGTGACCCGCTGCGGCCCAGGCCAGAGAGCTCCAAGGCCTGACCACCtggccccccagcccctcccaaaATTAGCCCAGGGCAGCATGGCGGACCTGGCCTTTTGGCTGGAAGCGTACAATGACATCCTGTCCTGCCTCTACACCAGCAAGGAGCTCCTCGTGGACCTCCAGGACTCCACA GCGGCCGCCCTCATTCAGCTGCTGTCACCGAGAGAGCTGGAGCCCGGGCCCGAG ACTTCTGGCCAGTCCAGAGGGAGCGTGGGACTGACCGTCAGCACCCCTGACCCTCCCACTGTCTGCCTGGATGGCCACACGGCCATGGCCCTCCAGCCGGGCTCATTGGTGCTGCGGGGGCCCAGCAACACCTCCTCTGTCTCCGTTTCCTGG AAACTCCTTTCAAAGGCcatgttttcctcaaaaaatcaggaattagaactccagTTCACTCCAAACAG CAGCACGGTCGCCCTGGGTCCCCACCCCGCTGGCCTTGCAGGTCAG GAAGAACGTCTGGAGGCCTTGGTCTTGGAGCTTCTGAAGAGGACGTTTCTGCCCCATCACAACG
- the LOC100069028 gene encoding BPI fold-containing family B member 1 isoform X6, with amino-acid sequence MLLFWGSLLCWGLLPQAQGQARHLLFLRVSKDQLETDISDLFSEQRILDHVTRIPVTEAAGEGVPILDHLPFVREGLSRKSSRLDLSLVGDLLSGKSLPLLEELFQAGGLIIEDAKGPEVTLQILSDSLFQVTLQTKLYLSLQRILRFSIIKNIRIGVRLEQTGNKTRVALDDCHTPPGNLSIEVLEQMNPFLVNEALKVITGVLDKTLPFFLQKMVCPLATTLLNSLLEDVLRITLAPTISGPEDFQYHVTTTELTEEAILMQVQLVTRCGPGQRAPRPDHLAPQPLPKLAQGSMADLAFWLEAYNDILSCLYTSKELLVDLQDSTAAALIQLLSPRELEPGPETSGQSRGSVGLTVSTPDPPTVCLDGHTAMALQPGSLVLRGPSNTSSVSVSWKLLSKAMFSSKNQELELQFTPNSSTVALGPHPAGLAGQEERLEALVLELLKRTFLPHHNELLREQGLPLPSIKGISFDQARMEPSEDYMLLTVPEE; translated from the exons ATGCTGCTGTTCTGGGGGTCACTGCTATGCTGGGGGCTGCTGCCCCAGGCTCAAGGGCAGGCCCGGCACCTGCTCTTCCTGCGGGTCAGCAAGGATCAGCTGGAGACAG ATATTTCAGACCTGTTCTCGGAACAGCGCATCCTGGACCACGTGACCAGGATTCCTGTGACGGAGGCCGCAGGCGAAGGCGTCCCCATCCTGGACCACCTGCCCTTCGTGCGAGAAGGCCTCTCCAGGAAGAGCAGCAGGCTTGACCTGTCGCTGGTCGGGGACCTGCTCTCCGGAAAGAGCCTCCCACTGCTGGAGGAGCTGTTCCAGGCGGGCGG GTTGATCATAGAAGATGCCAAAGGACCTGAGGTCACCCTGCAAATCCTAAGCGACAGCCTGTTCCAGGTCACACTGCAGACTAAACTGTACCTGTCCCTCCAGAG GATCCTGCGGTTCAGCATCATCAAGAACATTCGCATCGGGGTACGGCTGGAACAGACAGGGAACAAGACCCGCGTGGCCCTCGACGACTGCCACACCCCACCAGGGAACCTGAGCATCGAGGTCCTGGAGCA GATGAACCCCTTCCTGGTGAACGAAGCTCTAAAGGTGATAACTGGCGTCCTGGACAAGACGCTGCCTTTCTTCCTGCAGAAGATG GTGTGCCCCCTGGCCACGACCCTGCTCAACTCGCTGCTGGAGGACGTGTTGCGCATAACTCTGG CCCCGACCATCTCGGGCCCAGAAGACTTCCAGTACCATGTCACCACCACAGAGCTCACGGAGGAGGCCATCCTGATGCAGGTCCAG CTCGTGACCCGCTGCGGCCCAGGCCAGAGAGCTCCAAGGCCTGACCACCtggccccccagcccctcccaaaATTAGCCCAGGGCAGCATGGCGGACCTGGCCTTTTGGCTGGAAGCGTACAATGACATCCTGTCCTGCCTCTACACCAGCAAGGAGCTCCTCGTGGACCTCCAGGACTCCACA GCGGCCGCCCTCATTCAGCTGCTGTCACCGAGAGAGCTGGAGCCCGGGCCCGAG ACTTCTGGCCAGTCCAGAGGGAGCGTGGGACTGACCGTCAGCACCCCTGACCCTCCCACTGTCTGCCTGGATGGCCACACGGCCATGGCCCTCCAGCCGGGCTCATTGGTGCTGCGGGGGCCCAGCAACACCTCCTCTGTCTCCGTTTCCTGG AAACTCCTTTCAAAGGCcatgttttcctcaaaaaatcaggaattagaactccagTTCACTCCAAACAG CAGCACGGTCGCCCTGGGTCCCCACCCCGCTGGCCTTGCAGGTCAG GAAGAACGTCTGGAGGCCTTGGTCTTGGAGCTTCTGAAGAGGACGTTTCTGCCCCATCACAACG
- the LOC100069028 gene encoding BPI fold-containing family B member 1 isoform X7, with protein MLLFWGSLLCWGLLPQAQGQARHLLFLRVSKDQLETDISDLFSEQRILDHVTRIPVTEAAGEGVPILDHLPFVREGLSRKSSRLDLSLVGDLLSGKSLPLLEELFQAGGLIIEDAKGPEVTLQILSDSLFQVTLQTKLYLSLQRILRFSIIKNIRIGVRLEQTGNKTRVALDDCHTPPGNLSIEVLEQMNPFLVNEALKVITGVLDKTLPFFLQKMVCPLATTLLNSLLEDVLRITLAPTISGPEDFQYHVTTTELTEEAILMQVQLVTRCGPGQRAPRPDHLAPQPLPKLAQGSMADLAFWLEAYNDILSCLYTSKELLVDLQDSTAAALIQLLSPRELEPGPETSGQSRGSVGLTVSTPDPPTVCLDGHTAMALQPGSLVLRGPSNTSSVSVSWKLLSKAMFSSKNQELELQFTPNSTVALGPHPAGLAGQEERLEALVLELLKRTFLPHHNELLREQGLPLPSIKGISFDQARMEPSENRAVASGACCL; from the exons ATGCTGCTGTTCTGGGGGTCACTGCTATGCTGGGGGCTGCTGCCCCAGGCTCAAGGGCAGGCCCGGCACCTGCTCTTCCTGCGGGTCAGCAAGGATCAGCTGGAGACAG ATATTTCAGACCTGTTCTCGGAACAGCGCATCCTGGACCACGTGACCAGGATTCCTGTGACGGAGGCCGCAGGCGAAGGCGTCCCCATCCTGGACCACCTGCCCTTCGTGCGAGAAGGCCTCTCCAGGAAGAGCAGCAGGCTTGACCTGTCGCTGGTCGGGGACCTGCTCTCCGGAAAGAGCCTCCCACTGCTGGAGGAGCTGTTCCAGGCGGGCGG GTTGATCATAGAAGATGCCAAAGGACCTGAGGTCACCCTGCAAATCCTAAGCGACAGCCTGTTCCAGGTCACACTGCAGACTAAACTGTACCTGTCCCTCCAGAG GATCCTGCGGTTCAGCATCATCAAGAACATTCGCATCGGGGTACGGCTGGAACAGACAGGGAACAAGACCCGCGTGGCCCTCGACGACTGCCACACCCCACCAGGGAACCTGAGCATCGAGGTCCTGGAGCA GATGAACCCCTTCCTGGTGAACGAAGCTCTAAAGGTGATAACTGGCGTCCTGGACAAGACGCTGCCTTTCTTCCTGCAGAAGATG GTGTGCCCCCTGGCCACGACCCTGCTCAACTCGCTGCTGGAGGACGTGTTGCGCATAACTCTGG CCCCGACCATCTCGGGCCCAGAAGACTTCCAGTACCATGTCACCACCACAGAGCTCACGGAGGAGGCCATCCTGATGCAGGTCCAG CTCGTGACCCGCTGCGGCCCAGGCCAGAGAGCTCCAAGGCCTGACCACCtggccccccagcccctcccaaaATTAGCCCAGGGCAGCATGGCGGACCTGGCCTTTTGGCTGGAAGCGTACAATGACATCCTGTCCTGCCTCTACACCAGCAAGGAGCTCCTCGTGGACCTCCAGGACTCCACA GCGGCCGCCCTCATTCAGCTGCTGTCACCGAGAGAGCTGGAGCCCGGGCCCGAG ACTTCTGGCCAGTCCAGAGGGAGCGTGGGACTGACCGTCAGCACCCCTGACCCTCCCACTGTCTGCCTGGATGGCCACACGGCCATGGCCCTCCAGCCGGGCTCATTGGTGCTGCGGGGGCCCAGCAACACCTCCTCTGTCTCCGTTTCCTGG AAACTCCTTTCAAAGGCcatgttttcctcaaaaaatcaggaattagaactccagTTCACTCCAAACAG CACGGTCGCCCTGGGTCCCCACCCCGCTGGCCTTGCAGGTCAG GAAGAACGTCTGGAGGCCTTGGTCTTGGAGCTTCTGAAGAGGACGTTTCTGCCCCATCACAACG
- the LOC100069028 gene encoding BPI fold-containing family B member 1 isoform X4, with amino-acid sequence MLLFWGSLLCWGLLPQAQGQARHLLFLRVSKDQLETDISDLFSEQRILDHVTRIPVTEAAGEGVPILDHLPFVREGLSRKSSRLDLSLVGDLLSGKSLPLLEELFQAGGLIIEDAKGPEVTLQILSDSLFQVTLQTKLYLSLQRILRFSIIKNIRIGVRLEQTGNKTRVALDDCHTPPGNLSIEVLEQMNPFLVNEALKVITGVLDKTLPFFLQKMVCPLATTLLNSLLEDVLRITLAPTISGPEDFQYHVTTTELTEEAILMQVQLVTRCGPGQRAPRPDHLAPQPLPKLAQGSMADLAFWLEAYNDILSCLYTSKELLVDLQDSTAAALIQLLSPRELEPGPETSGQSRGSVGLTVSTPDPPTVCLDGHTAMALQPGSLVLRGPSNTSSVSVSWKLLSKAMFSSKNQELELQFTPNSTVALGPHPAGLAGQEERLEALVLELLKRTFLPHHNDASAHPDTELPDLPLSQSCSESKASRCPASRASPSTRPEWSPPRITCC; translated from the exons ATGCTGCTGTTCTGGGGGTCACTGCTATGCTGGGGGCTGCTGCCCCAGGCTCAAGGGCAGGCCCGGCACCTGCTCTTCCTGCGGGTCAGCAAGGATCAGCTGGAGACAG ATATTTCAGACCTGTTCTCGGAACAGCGCATCCTGGACCACGTGACCAGGATTCCTGTGACGGAGGCCGCAGGCGAAGGCGTCCCCATCCTGGACCACCTGCCCTTCGTGCGAGAAGGCCTCTCCAGGAAGAGCAGCAGGCTTGACCTGTCGCTGGTCGGGGACCTGCTCTCCGGAAAGAGCCTCCCACTGCTGGAGGAGCTGTTCCAGGCGGGCGG GTTGATCATAGAAGATGCCAAAGGACCTGAGGTCACCCTGCAAATCCTAAGCGACAGCCTGTTCCAGGTCACACTGCAGACTAAACTGTACCTGTCCCTCCAGAG GATCCTGCGGTTCAGCATCATCAAGAACATTCGCATCGGGGTACGGCTGGAACAGACAGGGAACAAGACCCGCGTGGCCCTCGACGACTGCCACACCCCACCAGGGAACCTGAGCATCGAGGTCCTGGAGCA GATGAACCCCTTCCTGGTGAACGAAGCTCTAAAGGTGATAACTGGCGTCCTGGACAAGACGCTGCCTTTCTTCCTGCAGAAGATG GTGTGCCCCCTGGCCACGACCCTGCTCAACTCGCTGCTGGAGGACGTGTTGCGCATAACTCTGG CCCCGACCATCTCGGGCCCAGAAGACTTCCAGTACCATGTCACCACCACAGAGCTCACGGAGGAGGCCATCCTGATGCAGGTCCAG CTCGTGACCCGCTGCGGCCCAGGCCAGAGAGCTCCAAGGCCTGACCACCtggccccccagcccctcccaaaATTAGCCCAGGGCAGCATGGCGGACCTGGCCTTTTGGCTGGAAGCGTACAATGACATCCTGTCCTGCCTCTACACCAGCAAGGAGCTCCTCGTGGACCTCCAGGACTCCACA GCGGCCGCCCTCATTCAGCTGCTGTCACCGAGAGAGCTGGAGCCCGGGCCCGAG ACTTCTGGCCAGTCCAGAGGGAGCGTGGGACTGACCGTCAGCACCCCTGACCCTCCCACTGTCTGCCTGGATGGCCACACGGCCATGGCCCTCCAGCCGGGCTCATTGGTGCTGCGGGGGCCCAGCAACACCTCCTCTGTCTCCGTTTCCTGG AAACTCCTTTCAAAGGCcatgttttcctcaaaaaatcaggaattagaactccagTTCACTCCAAACAG CACGGTCGCCCTGGGTCCCCACCCCGCTGGCCTTGCAGGTCAG GAAGAACGTCTGGAGGCCTTGGTCTTGGAGCTTCTGAAGAGGACGTTTCTGCCCCATCACAACG
- the LOC100069028 gene encoding BPI fold-containing family B member 1 isoform X8 has product MLLFWGSLLCWGLLPQAQGQARHLLFLRVSKDQLETDISDLFSEQRILDHVTRIPVTEAAGEGVPILDHLPFVREGLSRKSSRLDLSLVGDLLSGKSLPLLEELFQAGGLIIEDAKGPEVTLQILSDSLFQVTLQTKLYLSLQRILRFSIIKNIRIGVRLEQTGNKTRVALDDCHTPPGNLSIEVLEQMNPFLVNEALKVITGVLDKTLPFFLQKMVCPLATTLLNSLLEDVLRITLAPTISGPEDFQYHVTTTELTEEAILMQVQLVTRCGPGQRAPRPDHLAPQPLPKLAQGSMADLAFWLEAYNDILSCLYTSKELLVDLQDSTAAALIQLLSPRELEPGPETSGQSRGSVGLTVSTPDPPTVCLDGHTAMALQPGSLVLRGPSNTSSVSVSWKLLSKAMFSSKNQELELQFTPNSTVALGPHPAGLAGQEERLEALVLELLKRTFLPHHNELLREQGLPLPSIKGISFDQARMEPSEDYMLLTVPEE; this is encoded by the exons ATGCTGCTGTTCTGGGGGTCACTGCTATGCTGGGGGCTGCTGCCCCAGGCTCAAGGGCAGGCCCGGCACCTGCTCTTCCTGCGGGTCAGCAAGGATCAGCTGGAGACAG ATATTTCAGACCTGTTCTCGGAACAGCGCATCCTGGACCACGTGACCAGGATTCCTGTGACGGAGGCCGCAGGCGAAGGCGTCCCCATCCTGGACCACCTGCCCTTCGTGCGAGAAGGCCTCTCCAGGAAGAGCAGCAGGCTTGACCTGTCGCTGGTCGGGGACCTGCTCTCCGGAAAGAGCCTCCCACTGCTGGAGGAGCTGTTCCAGGCGGGCGG GTTGATCATAGAAGATGCCAAAGGACCTGAGGTCACCCTGCAAATCCTAAGCGACAGCCTGTTCCAGGTCACACTGCAGACTAAACTGTACCTGTCCCTCCAGAG GATCCTGCGGTTCAGCATCATCAAGAACATTCGCATCGGGGTACGGCTGGAACAGACAGGGAACAAGACCCGCGTGGCCCTCGACGACTGCCACACCCCACCAGGGAACCTGAGCATCGAGGTCCTGGAGCA GATGAACCCCTTCCTGGTGAACGAAGCTCTAAAGGTGATAACTGGCGTCCTGGACAAGACGCTGCCTTTCTTCCTGCAGAAGATG GTGTGCCCCCTGGCCACGACCCTGCTCAACTCGCTGCTGGAGGACGTGTTGCGCATAACTCTGG CCCCGACCATCTCGGGCCCAGAAGACTTCCAGTACCATGTCACCACCACAGAGCTCACGGAGGAGGCCATCCTGATGCAGGTCCAG CTCGTGACCCGCTGCGGCCCAGGCCAGAGAGCTCCAAGGCCTGACCACCtggccccccagcccctcccaaaATTAGCCCAGGGCAGCATGGCGGACCTGGCCTTTTGGCTGGAAGCGTACAATGACATCCTGTCCTGCCTCTACACCAGCAAGGAGCTCCTCGTGGACCTCCAGGACTCCACA GCGGCCGCCCTCATTCAGCTGCTGTCACCGAGAGAGCTGGAGCCCGGGCCCGAG ACTTCTGGCCAGTCCAGAGGGAGCGTGGGACTGACCGTCAGCACCCCTGACCCTCCCACTGTCTGCCTGGATGGCCACACGGCCATGGCCCTCCAGCCGGGCTCATTGGTGCTGCGGGGGCCCAGCAACACCTCCTCTGTCTCCGTTTCCTGG AAACTCCTTTCAAAGGCcatgttttcctcaaaaaatcaggaattagaactccagTTCACTCCAAACAG CACGGTCGCCCTGGGTCCCCACCCCGCTGGCCTTGCAGGTCAG GAAGAACGTCTGGAGGCCTTGGTCTTGGAGCTTCTGAAGAGGACGTTTCTGCCCCATCACAACG